The following coding sequences lie in one Eptesicus fuscus isolate TK198812 chromosome 25, DD_ASM_mEF_20220401, whole genome shotgun sequence genomic window:
- the SELENOS gene encoding selenoprotein S — MEQDGEQLSARPALESEGLRFLHVTVGSLLAAYGWYLVLGCILLVAAFQKLSARLRASGQRQPARRQLLWVPPEDVVRRQEALAAARLKMQEEFNAQAERHKEKLRQIEEEKRRRKIEMWDSMQEGKSYRGQAKPQGESPGPSPSSLNKRPADRKKPLRGGGYNALSGEGGGACAWRPGRRGPSAGG; from the exons ATGGAGCAGGACGGGGAGCAGCTGTCGGCTCGTCCGGCTCTGGAGTCGGAGGGGCTGCGCTTCCTGCACGTCACCG TGGGCTCCCTGCTGGCCGCCTACGGCTGGTACCTGGTCTTGGGCTGCATCCTCCTGGTGGCCGCCTTTCAGAAGCTCTCCGCCCGCCTGAGGGCCTCCGGGCAGAGGCAGCCGGCCcggcggcagctgctgtgggttC CCCCCGAGGACGTTGTGAGACGGCAGGAGGCTCTCGCAGCCGCGCGCCTGAAGATGCAGGAAGAATTCAATGCCCAGGCAGAAAGGCACAAGGAGAAGCTACGACAG ATTGAGGAAGAGAAACGTCGAAGGAAGATTGAAATGTGGGACAGCATGCAAGAGGGCAAAAGCTACCGAGGCCAGGCCAAGCCACAG GGAGAGAGCCCGGGCCCTTCTCCGTCCAGCCTCAACAAACGGCCAGCAGACAGGAAGAAGCCTCTCCGTGGGGGTG GTTACAACGCTTTGtccggggaaggagggggagcctGCGCCTGGAGACCTGGACGCCGAGGCCCATCAGCTGGCGGATGA